One region of Esox lucius isolate fEsoLuc1 chromosome 17, fEsoLuc1.pri, whole genome shotgun sequence genomic DNA includes:
- the sec13 gene encoding protein SEC13 homolog, with the protein MVSVINTVDTSHEDMIHDAQMDYYGTRLATCSSDRSVKIFDVKNGGQILVADLRGHEGPVWQVAWAHPMYGNILASCSYDRKVIIWKEENNSWEKMYEYTGHDSSVNSVCWGPYDFGLILACGSSDGAISLLTFSGDQQWEIKKINNAHTIGCNAVSWAPAVVPGSLIDQPSGQKPNYIKRFVSGGCDNLVKLWKEEDGQWKEDQKLEAHSDWVRDVGWAPSIGLPSSTIASCSQDGRVFIWTCDDPSGNTWTAKLLHKFSDVVWHVSWSITGNILAVSGGDNKVTLWKESADGQWACISDINKGQGAVSNEQ; encoded by the exons ATG GTTTCCGTAATCAATACGGTGGACACCTCCCATGAGGACATGATC CATGATGCTCAAATGGATTACTATGGCACCAGACTGGCCACCTGTTCTTCTGACAGGTCTGTCAAGATCTTTGATGTCAAAAATGGAGGCCAGATCCTGGTTGCAGATCTGAGAGG CCATGAGGGCCCAGTTTGGCAGGTGGCCTGGGCTCACCCCATGTATGGCAACATCCTGGCCTCGTGTTCCTACGATCGTAAAGTCATCATATGGAAGGAAGAGAACAACAGCTGGGAGAAGATGTATGAGTACACTGGACACGACTCCTCAG TCAACTCGGTGTGCTGGGGTCCTTATGACTTTGGCCTGATCCTGGCCTGTGGAAGCTCAGATGGAGCCATTTCATTGCTGACCTTCTCTGGGGATCAACAGTGGGAAATTAAGAAGATCAACAATGCACACACT ATCGGCTGTAATGCAGTGAGCTGGGCTCCTGCCGTGGTCCCAGGTAGTCTGATAGACCAGCCCTCAGGACAGAAGCCCAACTACATCAAGCGCTTTGTCTCCGGAGGCTGCGACAACCTGGTGAAGCTCTGGAA AGAGGAGGATGGTCAGTGGAAGGAAGACCAGAAACTGGAAGCCCACAGTGATTGGGTCAGAGATGTCGGCTGGGCGCCATCTATAGGACTGCCCTCCAGCACCATTGCCAGCTGTTCTCAG GATGGTCGTGTGTTCATCTGGACTTGTGACGACCCCTCCGGCAACACGTGGACAGCTAAACTCCTCCATAAGTTCAGTGATGTGGTTTGGCATGTCAGCTGGTCTATCACTGGAAACATCCTGGCTGTGTCTGGCGGGGACAACAAG GTGACTCTGTGGAAGGAGTCTGCAGATGGCCAATGGGCTTGTATCAGTGATATTAATAAAGGCCAGGGCGCTGTATCAAACGAACAGTGA